A genomic stretch from Sphingopyxis sp. YR583 includes:
- a CDS encoding nuclear transport factor 2 family protein, whose translation MSQGSAAIDAFLDREAAVAAVTRYASALDARDWGAYRALFTDEIAIDYASIGSLVATVPADEWTNRCRTLEGFDATAHQLHNIVAAIDGDEATVTSIVDAVHVVGVEDRALLGDLIGRYTHRLVRQGEWKIAGVTLSVVAYPAGKEAFEAAFAAARAIFAEGNSA comes from the coding sequence ATGTCCCAGGGATCGGCCGCCATCGATGCTTTCCTCGACAGGGAAGCAGCGGTGGCGGCCGTGACCCGTTATGCGAGCGCGCTCGATGCGCGCGACTGGGGCGCTTACCGCGCGCTTTTTACGGACGAGATCGCGATCGACTATGCCTCGATCGGCTCGCTCGTCGCGACGGTGCCCGCCGATGAATGGACGAACCGCTGCCGGACGCTCGAGGGCTTCGACGCGACGGCGCACCAATTGCACAATATCGTCGCCGCGATCGACGGCGACGAGGCGACGGTGACGAGCATCGTCGATGCCGTGCACGTCGTCGGGGTCGAGGACCGCGCGCTGCTCGGCGACCTGATCGGCCGCTACACGCACCGGCTGGTGCGGCAGGGCGAGTGGAAGATTGCGGGCGTGACGCTGTCCGTTGTTGCCTACCCCGCTGGGAAGGAAGCGTTCGAAGCCGCCTTCGCCGCCGCGCGCGCCATTTTCGCCGAAGGAAATTCCGCATGA
- a CDS encoding glutathione binding-like protein translates to MIDVYFTPTPNGHKVSIMLEEVGLDHNLIGMNMLEGDHLTPEYRRINPNGRLPAIVDHDPIGGGAPLPVFESGAILLYLAEKSGKLLPESPRRRSQAQQWLMWQMASFGPMQGQAHHFIRYAPEGQTYPVERYRNETLRLLHVLNGRLGEAEYLAEEYSIADIAAWPWTRAIRAIGLTLDDYPAVADWFARISERPAVIAGTDVKNAANLSSARPVLTEAQWSNLFGKNMLEAPTR, encoded by the coding sequence ATGATCGACGTCTATTTCACGCCCACGCCGAACGGCCACAAGGTCTCGATCATGCTCGAAGAGGTCGGACTGGACCATAATCTGATCGGCATGAACATGCTGGAGGGCGACCATCTGACGCCCGAATACAGGCGGATCAATCCGAACGGACGCCTGCCCGCGATCGTCGACCATGATCCGATCGGCGGCGGCGCGCCGCTGCCGGTGTTCGAGAGCGGCGCGATCCTGCTTTATCTGGCCGAGAAGAGCGGCAAGCTGCTCCCCGAAAGCCCGCGCCGCCGATCACAAGCGCAGCAATGGCTGATGTGGCAGATGGCGAGCTTCGGTCCGATGCAGGGACAGGCGCATCATTTCATCCGCTATGCGCCCGAGGGGCAGACCTATCCGGTCGAACGTTATCGCAACGAGACGCTGCGGCTGCTTCATGTGCTTAACGGCCGGCTTGGTGAAGCCGAGTATCTGGCCGAAGAATATTCGATCGCCGATATTGCGGCGTGGCCGTGGACGCGCGCGATCCGTGCGATCGGGCTGACGCTCGACGATTATCCGGCGGTTGCCGACTGGTTCGCGCGGATCAGCGAGCGCCCTGCGGTGATCGCGGGGACCGACGTCAAAAATGCAGCAAACCTGTCGAGCGCGCGCCCGGTGCTGACCGAGGCACAATGGTCGAACCTGTTCGGCAAGAATATGCTGGAAGCGCCGACGCGCTAA
- the rpoB gene encoding DNA-directed RNA polymerase subunit beta, with the protein MATKAKSVGKALEATASKRIRKLFGNIHEAVDMPNLIEVQRESYEQFLRSDPSVGYVSGLEKTLRSVFPIRDFAGTAELDFVHYELEAPKYDVEECRQRGITYAAPMKVTLRLIVFEVDSETDTRSVLDIKEQDVYMGDMPLMTENGTFFVNGTERVIVSQMHRSPGVLFDHDRGKTHSSGKFLFAARVIPYRGSWLDFEFDAKDIVNVRIDRKRKLPVTSLLYALGMSGEEILNDFYDRLVFERAENGWKVPFVVENWRGAKPAFDVVDAKTGEVVFAAGHKISPRLANKAAKDGLDTLLIPTEEIFGRYSAYDLINEATGEIYIEAGDEVSADNLEKIDGAGLDKLVLLDIDHNNTGPWIRNTLKADKAEDRDQALSDIYRVMRPGEPPTRETAEALFGGLFFDPERYDLSAVGRVKLNMRLGLDAEDTVTTLRSEDILAVVKELVNLKDGKGEIDDIDNLGNRRVRSVGELLENQYRVGLLRMERAVKERMSSVDVSTVMPNDLINAKPAVAAVREFFGSSQLSQFMDQTNPLSEVTHKRRVSALGPGGLTRERAGFEVRDVHPTHYGRICPIETPEGPNIGLINSLATFARVNKYGFIETPYRRIIDGKVTNEVVYLSAMEEQKHTVAQANADLNPDGSFIDELISAREAGEFLMAPRDQITLMDVSPKQLVSVAASLIPFLENDDANRALMGSNMQRQAVPLIRAEAPVVGTGMEETVARDSGAAIAARRGGVIDQVDATRIVIRATDMVEPGKSGVDIYRLQKFQRSNQNTCINQRPLVKVGEIVRAGDIIADGPSTELGELALGKNVLVAFMPWNGYNYEDSILISERIVKDDVFTSIHIEEFEVTARDTRLGPEDITRDIPNVGEEALRNLDEAGIVYIGAEVGPGDILAGKITPKGESPMTPEEKLLRAIFGEKASDVRDTSLRLPPGVSGTVVEVRVFNRHGIDKDERAIAIEREEIERLKQDADDERAILNRATFSSLKELLIGQATSAVPKGLKKGDVVTEEMLVELDRADWWKLAVVEDNAQAALEAIKAQYDEAIKRISAKYEDRVEKLQRGDELAPGVLKMVKVFVAVKRKLQSGDKMAGRHGNKGIISRILPIEDMPFLEDGTHVDFVLNPLGVPSRMNVGQILETHLGWASRGFGRQITAALEDWRMANPDPEAGAPPEAVREALLQAYGDEYADEIKARSVDEVVELAGNLSVGVPFATPVFDGAREGDVSAMLERAGLDRSGQVDLYDGRTGDRFDRKVTVGYMYILKLHHLVDDKIHARSIGPYSLVTQQPLGGKAQFGGQRFGEMEVWALQAYGAAYTLQEMLTVKSDDVIGRTKVYEAIVKGDDTFEAGIPESFNVLVKEMRSLGLNVELSSYSEEDPDEGPEALPEAAE; encoded by the coding sequence ATGGCGACCAAGGCGAAGTCGGTGGGCAAGGCCCTCGAAGCAACCGCAAGCAAGCGAATCCGTAAGCTGTTCGGCAATATCCACGAAGCGGTGGACATGCCCAACCTCATCGAGGTGCAGCGCGAATCCTACGAACAATTCCTGCGGTCCGACCCCTCGGTCGGCTATGTTTCGGGTCTCGAAAAGACGCTGCGCAGCGTTTTTCCGATCCGCGATTTCGCCGGCACCGCCGAACTCGACTTCGTTCACTACGAACTTGAAGCGCCGAAATATGACGTCGAGGAATGCCGTCAGCGCGGCATCACTTATGCGGCGCCGATGAAGGTCACGCTGCGCCTGATCGTCTTTGAAGTCGACAGCGAAACCGACACGCGTTCGGTCCTCGATATCAAGGAGCAGGACGTTTACATGGGCGACATGCCGCTCATGACCGAGAACGGCACCTTCTTCGTCAATGGCACCGAGCGCGTTATCGTGTCGCAGATGCACCGTTCGCCGGGTGTGCTCTTCGACCATGACCGCGGCAAGACCCACTCGTCGGGCAAGTTCCTGTTCGCCGCGCGCGTCATTCCGTATCGCGGTTCGTGGCTCGACTTCGAATTCGACGCCAAGGACATCGTCAACGTCCGTATCGACCGCAAGCGCAAGCTGCCGGTCACCAGCCTGCTGTACGCTCTGGGCATGTCGGGCGAAGAAATCCTCAACGATTTCTATGACCGTCTCGTCTTCGAGCGCGCCGAAAACGGCTGGAAGGTTCCTTTCGTCGTCGAAAACTGGCGCGGTGCGAAGCCCGCGTTCGACGTCGTCGACGCCAAGACCGGCGAAGTCGTCTTTGCCGCCGGTCACAAGATCAGCCCGCGCCTTGCGAACAAGGCCGCAAAGGACGGTCTCGACACGCTGCTGATCCCGACCGAGGAAATCTTCGGCCGTTACAGCGCCTATGACCTGATCAACGAAGCAACCGGCGAGATCTATATCGAAGCCGGCGACGAAGTGAGCGCCGACAACCTCGAAAAGATCGACGGTGCCGGTCTCGACAAGCTCGTGCTTCTCGACATCGACCACAACAACACCGGTCCCTGGATCCGCAACACGCTGAAGGCCGACAAGGCCGAGGATCGCGATCAGGCGCTGTCGGACATCTACCGCGTCATGCGCCCCGGCGAACCGCCGACGCGCGAAACCGCGGAAGCGCTGTTCGGTGGCCTGTTCTTCGACCCCGAGCGTTACGACCTGTCGGCCGTGGGCCGCGTCAAGCTCAACATGCGCCTTGGCCTCGACGCCGAGGACACGGTTACCACGCTGCGCAGCGAGGACATCCTCGCCGTCGTCAAGGAACTGGTGAACCTGAAGGACGGCAAGGGCGAAATCGACGATATCGACAACCTCGGTAACCGTCGTGTCCGTTCGGTCGGCGAGCTGCTCGAAAACCAGTATCGCGTCGGTCTGCTCCGTATGGAGCGCGCCGTGAAGGAGCGCATGAGCTCGGTCGACGTGTCGACCGTGATGCCGAACGACCTGATCAACGCGAAGCCGGCCGTGGCCGCGGTGCGCGAATTCTTCGGCTCGTCGCAGCTCTCGCAGTTCATGGACCAGACCAATCCGCTGTCGGAAGTTACCCACAAGCGCCGGGTCTCGGCTCTCGGGCCGGGCGGTCTGACGCGCGAACGCGCAGGCTTCGAAGTCCGCGACGTTCACCCGACGCACTATGGCCGTATCTGCCCGATCGAAACGCCGGAAGGCCCGAACATCGGTCTGATCAACTCGCTCGCGACCTTTGCGCGCGTGAACAAGTACGGCTTCATCGAAACCCCGTACCGCCGCATCATCGACGGCAAGGTGACCAACGAGGTCGTCTATCTGTCGGCAATGGAAGAGCAGAAGCACACGGTTGCGCAGGCGAACGCCGACCTCAACCCCGATGGCAGCTTCATCGACGAGCTGATCTCGGCGCGTGAAGCGGGCGAATTCCTGATGGCCCCGCGCGATCAGATCACCCTGATGGACGTGTCGCCGAAGCAGCTTGTTTCGGTCGCGGCATCGCTGATCCCGTTCCTCGAAAACGATGACGCCAACCGCGCGCTCATGGGCTCGAACATGCAGCGTCAGGCTGTGCCGCTGATCCGGGCCGAAGCTCCGGTCGTCGGCACCGGCATGGAAGAAACCGTTGCGCGCGACTCGGGCGCGGCCATCGCGGCGCGCCGCGGCGGCGTGATCGACCAGGTCGATGCGACGCGTATCGTTATCCGTGCGACCGATATGGTCGAACCCGGCAAGTCGGGCGTCGACATCTATCGTCTACAAAAGTTCCAGCGTTCGAACCAGAACACCTGCATCAACCAGCGTCCGCTGGTGAAGGTGGGTGAGATCGTCCGCGCGGGCGACATCATCGCCGACGGTCCGTCGACCGAACTTGGCGAACTGGCGCTCGGCAAGAATGTGCTCGTCGCGTTCATGCCGTGGAACGGCTACAACTATGAGGACTCGATCCTCATTTCCGAACGCATCGTGAAGGACGACGTCTTCACCTCGATCCACATCGAGGAATTCGAAGTCACCGCACGCGACACGCGCCTCGGGCCGGAAGACATCACGCGCGACATCCCGAACGTCGGCGAGGAAGCGCTGCGCAACCTCGACGAAGCGGGCATCGTCTACATCGGTGCCGAAGTCGGCCCGGGCGACATTCTGGCCGGCAAGATCACCCCCAAGGGTGAATCGCCGATGACGCCGGAAGAAAAGCTGCTGCGCGCGATCTTCGGTGAAAAGGCCAGCGACGTGCGCGACACCTCGCTGCGTCTGCCGCCGGGCGTGTCGGGCACGGTCGTCGAAGTCCGCGTCTTCAACCGTCACGGTATCGACAAGGACGAACGCGCGATCGCGATCGAACGCGAAGAAATCGAACGTCTGAAGCAGGACGCCGACGACGAACGCGCGATCCTCAATCGTGCGACTTTCTCGAGCCTCAAGGAACTGCTCATCGGTCAGGCGACCAGCGCAGTGCCGAAGGGCCTGAAGAAGGGCGATGTAGTCACCGAAGAGATGCTCGTCGAACTCGACCGCGCCGACTGGTGGAAGCTGGCCGTTGTCGAAGACAATGCCCAGGCCGCCCTCGAAGCGATCAAGGCGCAGTATGACGAAGCGATCAAGCGGATCAGCGCGAAGTATGAAGATCGCGTCGAAAAGCTGCAGCGCGGCGACGAACTCGCCCCGGGCGTGCTCAAGATGGTCAAGGTCTTCGTTGCCGTGAAGCGCAAGCTCCAGTCGGGCGACAAGATGGCGGGCCGTCACGGCAACAAGGGCATTATCAGCCGCATCCTGCCGATCGAGGACATGCCGTTCCTCGAAGACGGGACGCATGTCGACTTCGTGCTCAACCCGCTTGGCGTGCCGTCGCGCATGAACGTCGGGCAGATTCTCGAAACGCACCTCGGCTGGGCATCGCGCGGTTTCGGCCGTCAGATCACCGCGGCGCTCGAGGATTGGCGCATGGCGAACCCCGACCCCGAAGCGGGCGCCCCGCCCGAGGCGGTTCGTGAGGCGCTGCTGCAGGCCTATGGCGATGAATATGCCGACGAAATCAAGGCGCGCAGCGTCGATGAAGTCGTCGAACTCGCCGGAAACCTGTCGGTGGGCGTACCCTTCGCGACCCCGGTGTTCGACGGTGCGCGCGAAGGCGACGTATCGGCGATGCTGGAACGCGCCGGTCTCGACCGCTCGGGTCAGGTCGATCTCTACGACGGCCGCACTGGCGATCGGTTCGACCGCAAGGTGACGGTGGGATATATGTATATCCTGAAGCTGCATCACCTTGTCGACGACAAGATCCACGCGCGTTCGATCGGGCCGTACTCGCTTGTCACTCAGCAGCCGCTGGGCGGTAAGGCGCAGTTCGGTGGTCAGCGCTTCGGTGAAATGGAGGTCTGGGCGCTCCAGGCCTATGGCGCGGCATACACGCTGCAGGAAATGCTGACGGTGAAGTCCGATGACGTGATCGGCCGCACCAAGGTTTACGAAGCGATCGTCAAGGGCGACGACACCTTCGAGGCCGGCATTCCCGAAAGCTTCAACGTGCTCGTCAAGGAAATGCGCTCGCTGGGCCTCAACGTCGAACTTTCTTCCTATTCGGAAGAAGACCCCGACGAAGGTCCGGAAGCCCTTCCCGAAGCCGCCGAATAA
- a CDS encoding SDR family NAD(P)-dependent oxidoreductase yields MDGREEMEINGKTAIVTGSAGGIGRATAVMLAERGASEIRLVDVKEDALAETARRVAAAGARVTTHILDLSDIPVVEAWFEAHGDVDILHNNAGVVSGLPQFPDVDAARIRWIIDVNITSLVAATQIAVQKMKARGGGVIVNTVSTVALGTGFYDAMYATTKAAVMMFTRCCAPLKEECNVRVAGMLPGLVDTPILDTTGAGGKSEWMKTVLANNEACAPEDIAGGVMALIEDDGLAGGDWVAVRRVNGQVEYQWGHADTV; encoded by the coding sequence ATGGACGGGAGAGAAGAGATGGAAATCAACGGCAAGACGGCGATCGTCACCGGCTCGGCGGGCGGCATCGGTCGTGCGACCGCGGTGATGCTGGCGGAGCGCGGTGCCTCGGAAATCAGGCTCGTCGATGTGAAGGAAGACGCGCTCGCCGAAACCGCGCGGCGCGTCGCGGCGGCGGGGGCGCGGGTAACGACGCATATCCTCGACCTTTCCGACATCCCCGTGGTCGAAGCCTGGTTCGAGGCGCATGGCGACGTCGATATATTGCACAACAATGCCGGCGTCGTGTCGGGCCTGCCGCAATTCCCCGACGTCGATGCGGCGCGCATCCGCTGGATTATCGACGTCAACATCACCTCGCTCGTCGCCGCGACGCAGATCGCGGTGCAGAAGATGAAGGCACGCGGCGGCGGGGTGATCGTCAACACCGTCTCGACCGTCGCGCTCGGCACCGGCTTCTACGACGCCATGTATGCGACGACCAAGGCGGCGGTGATGATGTTCACGCGCTGCTGCGCGCCGCTGAAGGAGGAATGCAACGTCCGCGTCGCGGGCATGCTGCCGGGGCTGGTCGACACGCCCATCCTCGACACGACGGGCGCGGGCGGCAAGTCCGAATGGATGAAGACCGTGCTCGCGAACAACGAGGCGTGCGCGCCAGAGGATATCGCGGGCGGCGTCATGGCGCTGATCGAGGATGACGGCCTTGCGGGTGGCGACTGGGTAGCGGTGCGGCGTGTGAACGGCCAGGTCGAATATCAGTGGGGCCACGCCGACACGGTATGA
- a CDS encoding glutathione binding-like protein, whose amino-acid sequence MIDLHYSATPNGQKIAIMLEEIGEPYRVIPYDIFDGDQLSVDFGRINPNHKLPAIVDLYPAGGGDPVTVFESGAILQYLAEKSGRFLPASGGARAATLSWLTWQVAGLGPMGGQASHFLRYAPAGQDYAIARYTKELTRLLTVLEKRLEKSAYVAGDDYSIADMAIWPGRASAFVMGMGLDEWPAMHRWFERIRERPAVERAMTRDDLKAPAKYIGRHQALDDKEWSNMFGDANHAAVKGD is encoded by the coding sequence ATGATCGACCTTCATTATTCGGCGACGCCGAACGGGCAGAAGATTGCGATCATGCTGGAGGAAATCGGCGAGCCCTATCGCGTCATTCCCTACGACATCTTCGATGGCGACCAGCTCTCGGTCGATTTTGGGCGGATCAATCCGAACCACAAGCTCCCCGCGATCGTCGATCTCTATCCGGCGGGTGGGGGCGATCCGGTGACGGTCTTTGAATCGGGTGCGATCCTGCAATATCTCGCCGAAAAGAGCGGGCGCTTCCTGCCTGCGTCGGGCGGGGCACGTGCCGCAACCTTGTCATGGCTGACCTGGCAGGTCGCGGGGCTTGGGCCGATGGGCGGGCAGGCGAGCCATTTCCTGCGCTATGCCCCCGCCGGGCAGGACTATGCGATCGCACGTTATACGAAGGAGCTGACCCGCCTTCTTACGGTGCTCGAAAAGCGGCTGGAGAAGAGCGCCTATGTCGCGGGCGACGATTATAGCATTGCCGACATGGCGATCTGGCCCGGCCGCGCCTCGGCCTTCGTAATGGGGATGGGGCTCGACGAATGGCCCGCGATGCATCGCTGGTTCGAACGCATTCGCGAGCGACCGGCGGTGGAGCGCGCCATGACGCGCGACGATCTGAAAGCGCCAGCCAAATATATAGGTCGGCACCAGGCGCTCGACGACAAGGAGTGGTCGAACATGTTCGGCGACGCGAACCATGCGGCGGTGAAGGGCGATTGA
- a CDS encoding TonB-dependent receptor, translating to MKAHNQFLLSGVAAIAMLANAAPAMAQAAPADAAEIDDSNANEIIVTAQKREQNLQNVPISMEVVSGAKLAEFNTSDIKAVMNYTPNVFVQSTAGNDVIYIRGFGSPPANFAFDQSVSLYVDGIYAGRNRQAQAPFFDLARVEVLRGPQGALFGKNTAAGAVSVVSAGPTKEFEGAITGLYNFDHKGTDFSGYLSGPITDTLGARFAYKIVNQDGYIYNRATDHDDPEIKSQLLRLTLKWEPSANFDYTAKVEYGNREVIGGITVSSPLTSGQDPQTSRYLERSALGDEGNDNKSVMISGVGNLALGDFTLTSVTGYSWFKSKIVNGFDQTIPNSGGAFTSNSVYNAFPERFDQISQEIRILSPTGKTFEFIVGAYYDKSNYTLEQYQGFNIPSLNIPGVIVGPYFGRIDSVFNQEAESWSVFGQGTFNITEAFRAIGSLRYSHTKKDGDFAARLVYGSNGVNGQPFALRPISSAAGKISEGNVDPSITLQYDIAPRIMVYGTWGRGSKSGGFVSNTLGTTNATFTFEPEQSENFEAGIKSTLFDGKVVANVSAYHTKFKDLQVSVYQPATSSYLTGNAAAATSKGIEGSLSIYPIENFDISASAAYSDIKYDDYPGAACLASQVGCTPATNNLAGYPVAYASKWTGSVTAHARFDMSEDLKLDITGVAAGRSKYFNSDNQSPIFGVQDGYVKLDLRVQLADRDNSWHLALVGKNLTNQKTIGSAFNLPAPITPVPRAILYLEPTRNISVEAGIKF from the coding sequence ATGAAGGCGCATAACCAGTTCCTGCTGTCCGGTGTGGCGGCAATCGCGATGCTTGCCAATGCCGCACCGGCAATGGCGCAGGCGGCCCCTGCCGACGCGGCAGAGATCGACGACAGCAATGCCAATGAAATCATCGTCACCGCGCAAAAGCGCGAGCAGAATTTGCAGAATGTGCCGATTTCGATGGAAGTCGTCAGTGGCGCGAAGCTCGCCGAGTTCAACACCAGCGATATCAAGGCGGTGATGAACTACACGCCGAACGTCTTCGTTCAGTCGACCGCCGGCAACGACGTGATCTATATCCGCGGCTTCGGGTCGCCGCCGGCGAACTTCGCGTTCGACCAGTCGGTGTCGCTCTATGTCGACGGCATTTATGCCGGCCGCAACCGTCAGGCGCAGGCGCCCTTCTTCGATCTCGCGCGCGTCGAAGTGCTGCGCGGTCCGCAGGGCGCGCTGTTCGGTAAGAACACGGCGGCGGGCGCGGTCAGCGTCGTCTCGGCGGGTCCGACGAAGGAGTTCGAGGGCGCGATCACCGGCCTTTACAATTTCGATCACAAGGGCACCGATTTCTCGGGCTATCTGTCGGGCCCGATCACCGACACGCTCGGCGCGCGCTTCGCATATAAGATCGTCAATCAGGACGGCTATATCTATAACCGCGCGACCGATCACGACGATCCCGAAATCAAGTCGCAGCTGCTGCGCCTGACGCTGAAGTGGGAACCGTCGGCGAACTTCGACTACACGGCGAAGGTCGAATACGGAAACCGCGAAGTCATCGGCGGCATCACGGTGTCGAGCCCGCTGACCAGTGGGCAGGATCCGCAGACGTCGCGCTATCTCGAGCGCTCGGCGCTCGGCGATGAGGGCAATGACAACAAGTCGGTGATGATCTCGGGCGTCGGCAACCTCGCGCTCGGCGACTTCACGCTGACCTCGGTCACCGGTTACAGCTGGTTCAAGTCGAAGATCGTCAACGGGTTCGACCAGACGATCCCGAACAGCGGCGGCGCCTTCACGTCGAACTCGGTCTACAATGCGTTCCCCGAACGCTTCGACCAGATTTCGCAGGAAATCCGCATCCTGTCGCCAACGGGCAAGACCTTCGAATTCATCGTCGGCGCCTATTATGACAAGTCGAACTATACGCTGGAGCAATATCAAGGCTTCAACATCCCGAGCCTCAATATTCCCGGCGTGATCGTCGGCCCCTATTTCGGCCGCATTGACAGCGTCTTCAATCAGGAAGCCGAAAGCTGGTCGGTGTTCGGACAGGGCACGTTCAACATTACCGAAGCCTTCCGCGCGATCGGCAGCCTGCGGTACAGCCACACCAAGAAGGACGGCGATTTCGCTGCCCGCCTTGTCTATGGCTCGAACGGCGTCAACGGCCAGCCCTTTGCCCTGCGCCCGATTTCGAGCGCGGCCGGCAAGATCAGCGAAGGCAATGTCGATCCCTCGATCACGCTGCAATATGACATCGCACCGCGTATCATGGTCTATGGCACCTGGGGCCGCGGTTCGAAGTCGGGCGGCTTCGTGTCGAACACGCTCGGTACGACGAACGCGACCTTCACCTTCGAACCCGAACAGTCGGAGAATTTCGAGGCCGGCATCAAGTCGACATTGTTCGACGGCAAGGTCGTCGCGAACGTCTCCGCCTATCACACCAAGTTCAAGGATTTGCAGGTTTCGGTCTATCAGCCCGCGACGTCGAGCTATCTGACCGGCAACGCCGCAGCCGCGACGTCGAAGGGCATCGAAGGCTCGCTCAGCATCTATCCGATCGAGAATTTCGACATCAGCGCGTCGGCCGCCTATTCGGATATCAAATATGACGATTATCCGGGCGCAGCCTGCCTTGCCTCGCAGGTCGGCTGTACTCCGGCGACGAACAACCTCGCCGGCTACCCCGTCGCTTATGCCTCGAAATGGACCGGCAGCGTCACGGCGCACGCGCGCTTCGATATGTCGGAAGACCTGAAGCTCGACATCACCGGCGTCGCGGCGGGGCGTTCGAAATATTTCAATTCGGACAACCAGAGCCCGATCTTCGGTGTGCAGGACGGCTATGTGAAGCTCGACCTGCGCGTGCAACTCGCCGATCGGGACAATAGCTGGCACCTCGCGCTGGTCGGCAAGAATCTGACGAACCAGAAAACGATCGGCAGCGCATTCAACCTGCCCGCCCCGATCACGCCGGTTCCGCGCGCGATCCTGTATCTCGAACCCACGCGCAACATTTCGGTCGAGGCCGGGATCAAGTTCTAG
- a CDS encoding DUF3237 domain-containing protein, with product MDEENLQSAPAGLATRHLCTVEFEVGGGIIGIGASPFGDQRLGYISGGRFFGPRINGIVLPGGGNWSRSGRLGDSASVGTFDARAVWQTDDGDLVYLSYTGRNIIPDDVRATFADPAVPDADPSRYYLRIAPVFETASAKYGWLNGVLAVGVGERTDFGVRHVIHEVL from the coding sequence ATGGACGAAGAAAATTTGCAGAGCGCACCTGCCGGACTGGCGACCCGTCACCTGTGTACGGTGGAGTTCGAGGTGGGCGGCGGGATCATCGGCATCGGCGCGTCGCCATTCGGTGACCAGCGGCTCGGCTATATCAGCGGCGGGCGATTTTTCGGGCCGCGGATCAACGGTATAGTCCTTCCGGGCGGAGGCAATTGGTCGCGCAGCGGGCGGCTCGGCGACAGCGCCTCGGTCGGCACCTTCGATGCGCGCGCGGTGTGGCAGACCGACGACGGCGACCTCGTCTATTTAAGCTACACGGGCCGCAACATCATTCCCGACGATGTGCGTGCGACCTTCGCCGATCCGGCCGTCCCTGACGCCGACCCGTCGCGCTATTATCTGCGAATCGCACCGGTGTTCGAAACGGCGAGTGCCAAATATGGCTGGCTGAATGGCGTGCTCGCCGTCGGCGTCGGCGAGCGCACCGATTTCGGGGTGCGGCATGTGATCCACGAGGTGCTCTGA